A window of Rhabdothermincola salaria contains these coding sequences:
- a CDS encoding peptidoglycan D,D-transpeptidase FtsI family protein produces the protein MGEVLSRRLAAVPEGGRRRRAARRSVHVGAGAPPDHRRRLLAVLAVVGLLFAIVASKVIDLQVLNPDRHLAWGVAQRFDTTVLAADRGAILDRNGAELAVSRPTRSVFVDPELIEEPAVAASAVAPLLGLDVDEVTAEMAGEGRFAYLARKVSADVADRIAALGLAGVAFLDESERYLPAGDSARSLLGQVDVDNQGISGLEAQFGDVLTGTPGEIRYERTPEGQTIAVGERDVVPAVPGDDLMLTLDRSIQFEAERLLAEQVAAVDAQGGIAIVSRPETGEILAMANVVRDPDSDEVVIGTNNAALTTQYEPGSVMKPVTIGAALEDGHVEPGSELYLPSTLPIYDYEIQEAEPRGPVTWDVSQILADSSNVGTVKIGQMLGPDRLHGALRSFGLAEPTELGFPNEAPGALPDPSDWSGTSLATIAIGQGVAVSPLQMLLAYNVIANDGRYVAPSLVAATVDGDGVERPSAPPTPRQVITPETAAELNVMMRSVVETGTGQLAAIPGYEVAGKTGTAWKLQDGGGYEDELGVRQYQSTFIGFVPAQQPALSVYVMIDEPSGSRYTGGATAAPVFSKLGSFALRRLGIAPPATDSANGGAVVDGGVGPAAAPGVEAVGEVGEDGRVRALPAGTPVAPPSTVPHGAQAEE, from the coding sequence GTGGGTGAGGTCCTCTCCCGCCGCCTGGCGGCGGTGCCCGAGGGGGGCCGCCGGCGACGGGCCGCCCGCCGATCGGTCCACGTCGGCGCCGGCGCCCCGCCCGACCACCGTCGCCGCCTCCTGGCCGTGCTGGCGGTGGTGGGGCTGCTGTTCGCGATCGTGGCGTCCAAGGTCATCGACCTCCAGGTGCTCAACCCCGACCGCCACCTGGCCTGGGGCGTGGCCCAGCGCTTCGACACGACGGTCCTCGCCGCCGATAGGGGGGCCATCCTCGACCGCAACGGCGCCGAGCTGGCCGTCTCGCGTCCGACCCGTTCGGTCTTCGTCGACCCCGAGCTGATCGAGGAGCCCGCCGTCGCCGCCTCGGCGGTCGCGCCGCTGCTCGGGCTCGACGTCGACGAGGTCACCGCCGAGATGGCCGGGGAGGGGCGCTTCGCCTACCTGGCCCGCAAGGTGTCGGCCGACGTCGCCGACCGCATCGCCGCACTGGGGTTGGCGGGGGTGGCGTTCCTCGACGAGAGCGAGCGGTACCTGCCGGCCGGTGACTCGGCCCGCTCCCTGCTGGGCCAGGTCGACGTCGACAACCAGGGCATCTCCGGCCTCGAGGCCCAGTTCGGCGACGTGCTCACCGGCACACCCGGGGAGATCCGCTACGAGCGAACCCCGGAGGGCCAGACCATCGCCGTGGGCGAGCGCGACGTGGTGCCGGCGGTGCCGGGCGACGACCTGATGCTCACCCTCGACCGGTCGATCCAGTTCGAGGCGGAGCGCCTCCTCGCCGAGCAGGTCGCCGCCGTCGACGCCCAGGGTGGTATCGCCATCGTCAGCCGGCCCGAGACCGGTGAGATCCTGGCCATGGCCAACGTGGTCCGTGACCCCGACAGCGACGAGGTCGTGATCGGCACCAACAACGCCGCCCTCACCACCCAGTACGAGCCCGGGTCGGTGATGAAGCCGGTCACCATCGGCGCCGCCCTCGAGGACGGCCACGTGGAGCCCGGCAGCGAGCTCTACCTGCCGTCGACGCTGCCCATCTACGACTACGAGATCCAGGAGGCCGAGCCCCGCGGCCCGGTCACCTGGGACGTCAGCCAGATCCTGGCCGACTCGTCCAACGTGGGCACGGTGAAGATCGGCCAGATGCTCGGCCCCGACCGGCTCCACGGCGCCCTGCGCAGCTTCGGGCTGGCCGAGCCCACCGAGCTGGGGTTCCCCAACGAGGCTCCGGGCGCCCTCCCCGACCCGTCGGACTGGTCCGGCACGTCGCTGGCCACCATCGCCATCGGCCAGGGCGTCGCCGTGTCGCCGCTGCAGATGCTGCTGGCCTACAACGTGATCGCCAACGACGGTCGCTACGTGGCCCCCAGCCTCGTCGCCGCCACGGTCGACGGCGACGGCGTGGAACGGCCCTCGGCTCCGCCCACCCCCCGCCAGGTCATCACGCCCGAGACCGCCGCGGAGCTCAACGTCATGATGCGCAGCGTCGTGGAGACGGGCACCGGCCAGCTGGCGGCCATCCCCGGCTACGAGGTGGCGGGCAAGACCGGCACGGCGTGGAAGCTGCAGGACGGCGGCGGCTACGAGGACGAGCTGGGCGTGCGCCAGTACCAGTCCACCTTCATCGGGTTCGTGCCTGCACAGCAGCCGGCGCTGTCGGTCTACGTCATGATCGACGAACCGTCCGGCTCGCGCTACACGGGAGGGGCCACCGCCGCTCCGGTCTTCTCCAAGCTCGGGAGCTTCGCCCTGCGTCGCCTCGGCATCGCCCCCCCGGCCACCGACAGCGCCAACGGAGGTGCGGTCGTCGACGGCGGCGTCGGCCCGGCGGCCGCGCCCGGCGTCGAGGCGGTCGGCGAGGTGGGCGAGGACGGTCGTGTCCGCGCCCTGCCCGCCGGCACCCCGGTGGCCCCACCGAGCACCGTCCCGCACGGCGCCCAGGCCGAGGAGTAG
- a CDS encoding UDP-N-acetylmuramoyl-L-alanyl-D-glutamate--2,6-diaminopimelate ligase has translation MRVDEVASVLPGAVVIGDAAAPVADLTLDSREVAPGWLFCCVRGEHHDGHDFAATAVAAGAAALLTERRLDVAVPQIVVPESRLATALAAAHLHGQPSQALDVVGVTGTNGKTTTTHLLGAVLRRAGRSTELLGTLSGARTTPEAPDLQRRLARWRADGVDAVAMEVSSHALSLHRVDGTRFRVAVFTNLSRDHLDFHRSEQAYFEAKARLFTPELCERAVVNLDDPHGRLLADAALVPTEGYRLADAEDLQLSVAGSSFRWRDHPVRLGIGGAFNVANALAAAAAARLLGVPDDVVAAGLSDPVVVPGRFEIVDEGQPYAVIVDYAHTPDGLAHLLASVAPLVGPGGDAPGAATGRVTVVFGCGGERDREKRPLMGEVAAQGADRVILTADNSRGEDTGAIIDAVTQGFHRARPRRADAVVVEPDRRTAIAAALRAAEPGDVVVLAGKGHEATQDIGGVLTPFDDRQVARDELRRIGGAS, from the coding sequence GTGAGGGTCGACGAGGTCGCCTCGGTCCTCCCTGGAGCCGTCGTGATCGGGGACGCGGCGGCCCCGGTCGCTGACCTGACCCTGGATTCACGCGAGGTCGCCCCGGGGTGGCTGTTCTGCTGCGTGCGGGGCGAGCACCACGACGGCCACGACTTCGCGGCCACCGCGGTGGCCGCCGGCGCCGCTGCGTTGCTCACCGAACGCCGACTCGACGTGGCCGTCCCCCAGATCGTCGTGCCCGAGAGCCGGCTGGCCACCGCGCTCGCTGCCGCCCACCTCCACGGGCAGCCGTCGCAGGCCCTCGACGTGGTGGGGGTGACCGGCACCAACGGCAAGACGACCACCACGCACCTGCTGGGCGCCGTGCTGCGCCGGGCCGGTCGGTCGACGGAGCTCCTCGGCACCCTGTCGGGGGCTCGTACCACGCCCGAGGCCCCCGACCTCCAACGGCGCCTGGCCCGCTGGCGCGCCGACGGGGTGGACGCGGTGGCCATGGAGGTCTCCTCGCACGCCCTGTCACTGCACCGAGTGGACGGCACCCGCTTCCGCGTGGCGGTCTTCACCAACCTCAGCCGCGACCACCTCGACTTCCATCGCAGCGAGCAGGCCTACTTCGAGGCCAAGGCCCGCCTCTTCACACCCGAGCTGTGCGAGCGGGCCGTCGTCAACCTCGACGACCCCCACGGGCGCCTGCTGGCCGATGCCGCTCTGGTGCCCACCGAGGGCTACCGACTGGCCGACGCCGAGGACCTGCAGCTCTCCGTCGCCGGCTCCAGCTTCCGGTGGCGGGACCACCCCGTGCGGCTCGGGATCGGTGGTGCCTTCAACGTGGCCAACGCCCTCGCCGCCGCCGCTGCCGCCCGGCTCCTCGGCGTGCCCGACGACGTGGTCGCCGCCGGGCTCTCGGATCCGGTGGTCGTCCCGGGACGGTTCGAGATCGTGGACGAGGGCCAGCCCTACGCCGTCATCGTCGACTACGCCCACACCCCCGACGGCCTGGCCCACCTGCTGGCCAGCGTCGCTCCGCTGGTCGGGCCGGGCGGCGACGCCCCGGGCGCGGCGACGGGCCGGGTCACGGTCGTGTTCGGCTGCGGCGGCGAGCGTGACCGCGAGAAGCGGCCCCTCATGGGCGAGGTGGCGGCGCAGGGAGCGGATCGGGTAATCCTGACCGCGGACAATTCGCGGGGCGAAGACACCGGAGCCATCATCGACGCAGTGACGCAGGGATTCCACCGGGCTCGGCCCCGTCGGGCCGACGCCGTGGTGGTGGAGCCCGATCGCCGGACCGCCATCGCCGCCGCGTTGCGCGCGGCCGAGCCCGGCGACGTCGTGGTCCTGGCCGGCAAGGGCCACGAGGCCACCCAGGACATCGGCGGGGTGCTCACGCCCTTCGACGACCGCCAGGTCGCCCGCGACGAGCTGCGGCGGATCGGGGGCGCCTCGTGA
- the mraY gene encoding phospho-N-acetylmuramoyl-pentapeptide-transferase translates to MIRLLVAAGVALAVSLIGTRLLITALERRQIGQPIREDGPEGHITKAGTPTMGGVAIVLAATVAWGISDLSGAVYTRRGLLCMAAIFLAGVVGLVDDGLKVFRERNLGLNKRAKILGLLTVAVGFSVSMLVFTNVQTTISFTRYDYPGFELGDIGWAVFAVVLILATTNAVNLTDGLDGLAAGSSIFAFAAYTVIAFWGFRHEGVYGNESFLDTAVVAAAMLGACAGFLWWNAAPAKIFMGDTGSLAIGAGLAVLALSTNTQLLLPIVGGLFVMETVSVILQVGSFRLLGRRVFRMAPLHHHFELGGWPETTVIIRLWIVAGLFTALALGLYYADFVRLPGTID, encoded by the coding sequence GTGATCCGCCTGCTCGTCGCCGCCGGCGTGGCCCTGGCCGTGTCGCTGATCGGCACCCGCCTGCTCATCACCGCCCTCGAGCGCCGCCAGATCGGCCAACCCATCCGGGAGGACGGGCCCGAGGGCCACATCACCAAGGCCGGCACCCCGACGATGGGCGGCGTGGCCATCGTGCTGGCCGCCACCGTCGCCTGGGGCATCAGCGACCTCTCGGGCGCCGTCTACACCCGGCGAGGTCTGCTGTGCATGGCCGCCATCTTCCTGGCCGGGGTGGTGGGTCTCGTCGACGACGGGCTCAAGGTCTTCCGGGAGCGCAACCTGGGCCTCAACAAGCGGGCCAAGATCCTCGGTCTGCTCACCGTGGCGGTGGGGTTCTCGGTGAGCATGTTGGTGTTCACCAACGTGCAGACGACCATCTCCTTCACCCGCTACGACTATCCCGGCTTCGAGCTGGGCGACATCGGGTGGGCCGTCTTCGCGGTCGTGCTGATCCTCGCCACCACGAACGCCGTGAACCTCACCGACGGGCTCGACGGCCTGGCGGCGGGCTCGTCGATCTTCGCGTTCGCGGCCTACACCGTCATCGCCTTCTGGGGCTTCCGCCACGAAGGCGTGTACGGCAACGAGAGCTTCCTCGACACCGCAGTGGTCGCCGCGGCCATGCTCGGGGCCTGCGCCGGGTTCCTGTGGTGGAACGCGGCCCCGGCGAAGATCTTCATGGGCGACACCGGGTCGTTGGCGATCGGCGCCGGCCTGGCCGTCCTGGCGCTGTCGACCAACACCCAGCTGCTGTTGCCCATCGTCGGTGGTCTGTTCGTGATGGAGACGGTGTCGGTCATCCTCCAGGTCGGCAGCTTCCGGCTCCTCGGTCGCCGCGTCTTCCGCATGGCCCCTCTCCACCACCACTTCGAGCTGGGTGGTTGGCCGGAGACGACCGTCATCATCCGCCTGTGGATCGTGGCTGGCTTGTTCACCGCGCTGGCGCTCGGTCTCTACTACGCCGACTTCGTCCGCCTCCCGGGGACGATCGACTGA
- the murD gene encoding UDP-N-acetylmuramoyl-L-alanine--D-glutamate ligase, translating to MGARDDTTEPTPRRALVIGLGITGRAVARALRARGAEVAVVEDHPTPRTEAAARSLAVDLLAAPSADELERAVAGVDAVLPSPGVPDAHPVFAAARRLEVPVRSEFDLARAWDDRPVVAVTGTDGKTTVTTMVTSMLIAAGRRAVACGNTDVPLVEAIDDPATDVFVVEASSFRLGHTHRFRPAVAAWLNFAPDHLDVHDSLEAYERAKARLWADLPADAAAVVNLDDPVVRSHRPVSARVVTFGLDPDQRPDATVRAGRLVAADGVDLVGVDELPRALPHDLSNALAAATVARCAGADVEAVRGVLRSFTAPAHRVQEVAVVDGVRWFDDSKATTTHATLAAVAGFDSVVLVAGGRNKGLDLGVLAGTVPPVRAVVAMGEAADEVAAVFARTGLPVEVVRTDMGDVVRAAADLARPGDVVVLSPACTSFDWFGSYAERGDAFTRAVRTLHDATERS from the coding sequence ATGGGCGCCCGCGACGACACCACGGAGCCGACCCCCCGCCGGGCGCTGGTCATCGGACTCGGCATCACCGGCCGCGCCGTCGCCCGTGCTCTGCGAGCGCGCGGGGCCGAGGTCGCGGTGGTCGAGGACCATCCCACCCCCCGCACCGAGGCTGCGGCACGATCCCTCGCCGTGGACCTTCTGGCGGCGCCCAGTGCCGACGAGCTCGAGCGGGCAGTGGCGGGGGTCGACGCCGTCCTGCCCAGCCCTGGTGTCCCCGACGCCCATCCGGTGTTCGCCGCCGCCCGCCGCCTCGAGGTGCCGGTGCGATCGGAGTTCGACCTGGCCCGGGCGTGGGACGACCGGCCGGTCGTGGCCGTCACCGGCACCGACGGCAAGACCACCGTCACCACCATGGTGACGTCGATGCTGATCGCCGCCGGCCGGCGCGCCGTCGCCTGCGGCAACACCGATGTGCCCCTGGTGGAGGCGATCGACGACCCTGCCACCGACGTGTTCGTGGTGGAGGCGTCGTCGTTCCGTCTCGGTCACACCCACCGCTTCCGCCCGGCCGTCGCCGCCTGGCTGAACTTCGCTCCCGACCACCTCGACGTCCACGATTCCCTCGAAGCCTACGAACGGGCCAAGGCGCGCCTGTGGGCCGACCTCCCTGCGGACGCCGCGGCGGTGGTGAACCTCGACGACCCCGTCGTCCGATCGCACCGGCCCGTTTCCGCCCGGGTCGTCACCTTCGGTCTCGACCCCGACCAGCGACCCGACGCCACCGTGCGCGCCGGGCGCTTGGTCGCCGCCGACGGAGTCGACCTCGTCGGCGTCGACGAGCTGCCCAGAGCCCTCCCGCACGATCTCTCCAACGCCCTCGCCGCGGCCACCGTGGCGAGGTGCGCCGGGGCCGACGTCGAAGCCGTGCGGGGCGTCCTGAGGTCGTTCACCGCCCCGGCCCACCGGGTGCAGGAGGTGGCGGTCGTCGACGGCGTCCGCTGGTTCGACGACTCCAAGGCCACGACCACCCACGCCACGCTGGCGGCCGTGGCCGGCTTCGACTCGGTGGTCCTGGTGGCCGGCGGGCGCAACAAGGGCCTCGATCTGGGCGTCCTCGCCGGCACCGTGCCCCCGGTGCGAGCCGTGGTCGCCATGGGGGAGGCCGCCGACGAGGTGGCCGCCGTGTTCGCCCGCACCGGACTGCCCGTCGAGGTCGTGCGCACCGACATGGGCGACGTGGTGCGAGCCGCCGCCGACCTCGCCCGTCCCGGCGACGTCGTGGTGCTCTCCCCGGCCTGCACCTCGTTCGACTGGTTCGGCTCCTATGCCGAACGGGGCGACGCCTTCACCCGCGCCGTGCGCACCCTCCACGACGCGACGGAGCGATCATGA
- the ftsW gene encoding putative lipid II flippase FtsW: MTSPLVALRRRRTGRSPVDGPDGLDRADRADRAERVEREPLGSGSSFAWMFGLVVVLNLIGLLMVLSASAVTALYEYGSPWYQFQRQFLWLSIGSVALLIALRIDYHRWRRYTRLVLLAAIALLVLVLVPGVGVDANGATRWLGYGPFSFQPSELAKLALVLFAADLLARRGSKVRNWHLGLKPVMVVFIVVAALVMAQPNLGTTLVLAAVVLVMCFVAGTPTTPLAVTTGGLVAGATFFAFSEPYRFRRLMAFRDPWADPLNLGFQTVQSQTGLANGGLLGTGLGEGRAKWGFLPEAHTDFIYAIIGEELGLLGALAVVALFVLLGVLGVRTALRAPDRYGMLLATGITAWILVQAFVNIGAVVGVLPITGVPLPFVSAGGSSLLFTMAGAGLLLNIARQAR, translated from the coding sequence ATGACCTCCCCCCTGGTCGCCCTGCGTCGGCGGCGCACCGGTCGCAGCCCCGTCGACGGCCCCGACGGTCTGGATCGCGCCGATCGCGCCGATCGCGCCGAGCGGGTCGAGCGCGAGCCGCTCGGGTCGGGCTCGTCGTTCGCGTGGATGTTCGGGCTGGTGGTGGTGCTCAACCTCATCGGCCTGCTGATGGTGCTGTCGGCGTCGGCCGTCACCGCCCTCTACGAGTACGGCTCGCCCTGGTACCAGTTCCAGCGCCAGTTCCTGTGGCTGTCCATCGGGTCGGTGGCCCTGCTCATCGCCTTGCGCATCGACTACCACCGGTGGCGCCGGTACACGCGCCTGGTCCTGCTGGCCGCCATCGCGCTGTTGGTCCTGGTGCTGGTGCCCGGCGTCGGCGTCGACGCCAACGGCGCCACCCGGTGGTTGGGCTACGGCCCGTTCAGCTTCCAGCCGTCGGAGCTGGCCAAGCTGGCTCTGGTGCTCTTCGCCGCCGACCTGCTCGCCCGCCGGGGCTCGAAGGTGCGCAACTGGCACCTCGGCCTCAAGCCCGTGATGGTGGTCTTCATCGTCGTGGCCGCGCTGGTGATGGCTCAGCCCAACCTGGGCACCACCCTCGTGCTGGCCGCCGTGGTGCTGGTGATGTGCTTCGTGGCCGGGACCCCGACCACCCCCCTTGCGGTCACCACCGGCGGTCTGGTGGCCGGCGCCACGTTCTTCGCCTTCTCCGAGCCGTACCGCTTCCGGCGCCTGATGGCCTTCCGTGACCCCTGGGCCGACCCCCTCAACCTCGGCTTCCAGACCGTGCAGAGCCAGACCGGGCTGGCCAACGGCGGCCTGCTCGGCACCGGGCTCGGTGAGGGGAGGGCCAAGTGGGGGTTCCTGCCCGAGGCCCACACGGACTTCATCTACGCCATCATCGGCGAGGAGCTCGGCCTGTTGGGTGCGCTGGCCGTCGTCGCCCTGTTCGTGTTGCTCGGCGTGCTCGGGGTGCGCACCGCGCTGCGAGCGCCCGATCGCTACGGGATGCTGCTCGCCACCGGGATCACGGCGTGGATCCTCGTCCAGGCCTTCGTGAACATCGGGGCGGTCGTGGGCGTGCTGCCCATCACCGGCGTCCCGCTGCCGTTCGTGTCGGCCGGCGGGTCCTCGCTGCTGTTCACCATGGCCGGCGCCGGCCTGCTGCTCAACATCGCCCGCCAGGCGCGCTGA
- a CDS encoding UDP-N-acetylglucosamine--N-acetylmuramyl-(pentapeptide) pyrophosphoryl-undecaprenol N-acetylglucosamine transferase: MGRRASSPLSWAVVAGGGTAGHVLPGLAVARALVARGRAQDSIHFVGSERGLEARLVPEAGFRITLLPGRGIQRRLTVANIGAIWGLLRAMVEGIALIRRERPAVVVVLGGYASVACVLGAVLWRVPIVVTEQNARAGAANRLAGRFAKACAVPFDETDLPHRVVTGNPVRSEVLAVDRVADRATARAALGLPDDRTVVAVVTGSLGSRRVNDAVWGALPRWAGRGDLAVRHVLGSRDHDAGPPPVPEIPPDGLRYQAVRYEDHMDQVLAAADLLVSRSGGTTVAEVAEVGLASVLVPFPAAPRDHQTANAAPLVRAGAAIMVPDVELDADRLVAVVEPLLDDPDRLASMGTAARSLAHPDAADRVADLVEEHARREH; the protein is encoded by the coding sequence ATGGGTCGCAGGGCCTCCAGCCCGCTCTCCTGGGCGGTGGTCGCCGGGGGCGGCACCGCTGGGCACGTGCTGCCCGGGCTCGCCGTGGCCCGGGCCCTCGTCGCCCGGGGTCGTGCGCAGGACTCGATCCACTTCGTGGGCAGCGAGCGGGGGCTCGAGGCCCGCCTGGTCCCCGAGGCCGGGTTCCGGATCACGCTCCTGCCCGGTCGCGGCATCCAGCGCCGTCTCACGGTGGCCAACATCGGCGCCATCTGGGGTCTGCTGCGGGCCATGGTCGAGGGGATCGCCCTCATCCGGCGCGAGCGGCCCGCGGTGGTCGTCGTGCTGGGCGGCTACGCCAGCGTGGCGTGCGTGCTCGGCGCCGTGCTGTGGCGGGTGCCGATCGTGGTGACCGAGCAGAACGCCCGGGCCGGTGCCGCCAACCGCCTCGCCGGCCGGTTCGCCAAGGCCTGTGCGGTGCCCTTCGACGAGACGGACCTGCCCCATCGGGTCGTCACCGGCAACCCCGTGCGCTCCGAGGTGCTGGCCGTCGATCGCGTGGCCGACCGGGCCACGGCGCGGGCCGCCCTCGGACTGCCGGACGACCGCACGGTCGTGGCCGTGGTGACCGGGTCGCTCGGCTCACGCCGGGTCAACGACGCCGTGTGGGGGGCGCTACCCAGGTGGGCCGGCAGGGGGGACCTCGCCGTGCGCCACGTGCTCGGCAGCCGCGACCACGACGCCGGTCCGCCGCCGGTGCCCGAGATCCCGCCGGACGGTCTGCGCTACCAGGCCGTCCGCTACGAGGACCACATGGACCAGGTCCTCGCCGCCGCCGACCTGCTGGTGTCGCGGTCGGGAGGGACGACCGTGGCGGAGGTGGCCGAGGTCGGGCTGGCCTCGGTGCTGGTGCCCTTCCCGGCCGCGCCCCGCGACCACCAGACGGCCAACGCCGCCCCGTTGGTGCGGGCCGGCGCGGCCATCATGGTGCCCGACGTCGAGCTCGACGCCGACCGGTTGGTCGCCGTCGTCGAACCGCTCCTCGACGACCCGGACCGGTTGGCGTCGATGGGAACGGCCGCCCGTAGCCTCGCCCATCCCGATGCCGCCGACCGGGTGGCCGACCTCGTGGAGGAGCACGCCCGCCGTGAGCACTGA
- the murC gene encoding UDP-N-acetylmuramate--L-alanine ligase, translating into MSTEPESTEEAPATSAAAAIAEAAGRIDLSGTRVVHVVGVGGAGMSAIAEVLAAMGHRVSGSDLKESPGLERLRALGIDVTIGHAGDNVPDDADFVAVSTAIPARNTEVRAAEARGVPVVRRAELLAAVAATRRALAVAGTHGKTTTSSMLALVLVEAGERPSFIIGGDVNEIGSGAAWDSGEWFVIEADESDGSGFALPRHGCIVTNVEPDHLEFHGSVEALHAAFASFLAATPGPRVVCADDPVASALGRAHDAVTYGTAADADYRLVDLQSGRGGVRFDLHRRGQLLGEVVLPVPGAHNARNAAAAVTLALELGVDFAPAAAALARFAGVARRFQFRGEAAGVTFVDDYAHLPTEVGAALGAALDGGWSRVVVVFQPHRYSRTEALWPEFADAFEGADAVVITDVYASGEMPRPGISGKLVVDAVLDAHPHRQVAYLPRRRDVVDYLTTRLRPGDLCLTLGAGDLTAAPDEVLDRLALADQPAS; encoded by the coding sequence GTGAGCACTGAGCCCGAGTCCACCGAGGAGGCCCCGGCCACGAGCGCGGCCGCCGCCATCGCCGAGGCCGCCGGACGCATCGACCTGTCCGGGACGAGGGTCGTCCACGTCGTCGGCGTGGGCGGGGCGGGGATGAGCGCCATCGCCGAGGTGCTCGCCGCCATGGGCCACCGGGTCAGCGGCAGCGATCTCAAGGAGTCCCCCGGCCTCGAGCGGCTCCGGGCGCTCGGCATCGACGTCACCATCGGCCATGCCGGCGACAACGTGCCCGACGACGCCGACTTCGTCGCCGTCTCCACGGCGATCCCCGCCCGCAACACCGAGGTCCGCGCCGCCGAGGCCCGGGGGGTGCCGGTGGTGCGTCGGGCCGAGCTCCTGGCGGCCGTCGCCGCCACCCGGCGAGCGTTGGCCGTCGCCGGCACCCATGGCAAGACCACCACCTCGTCGATGCTGGCCCTCGTGCTGGTCGAGGCGGGCGAGCGACCGTCGTTCATCATCGGTGGCGACGTCAACGAGATCGGCTCGGGGGCGGCGTGGGACAGCGGCGAGTGGTTCGTGATCGAGGCCGACGAGAGCGACGGTTCCGGGTTCGCCCTGCCCCGCCACGGGTGCATCGTGACCAACGTCGAACCCGACCACCTCGAGTTCCACGGGTCGGTCGAGGCGCTGCACGCCGCCTTCGCGTCGTTCCTGGCGGCCACGCCCGGCCCGCGGGTGGTGTGTGCCGACGACCCGGTCGCGAGCGCGCTGGGCCGAGCCCACGACGCGGTCACCTACGGCACCGCCGCGGACGCCGACTACCGCCTCGTCGACCTGCAGAGCGGCCGGGGAGGCGTTCGCTTCGACCTGCACCGTCGCGGCCAGCTGCTGGGCGAGGTCGTGCTCCCCGTGCCCGGGGCCCACAACGCCCGCAACGCGGCGGCCGCGGTCACCCTGGCGCTGGAGCTCGGGGTCGACTTCGCGCCGGCGGCGGCCGCGCTGGCCCGCTTCGCCGGGGTGGCCCGCCGCTTCCAGTTCCGGGGCGAGGCCGCCGGCGTCACGTTCGTCGACGACTACGCCCACCTGCCCACGGAGGTGGGTGCCGCCCTCGGCGCCGCCCTCGACGGCGGGTGGTCGCGGGTGGTCGTCGTCTTCCAGCCTCACCGCTACAGCCGCACCGAGGCCCTCTGGCCCGAGTTCGCCGACGCGTTCGAAGGCGCCGACGCGGTCGTCATCACCGACGTGTACGCCTCGGGCGAGATGCCGAGGCCGGGCATCAGCGGCAAGCTGGTGGTCGACGCCGTGCTCGACGCCCACCCCCATCGCCAGGTGGCGTACCTGCCTCGTCGGCGCGACGTCGTCGACTACCTGACGACCCGGCTCCGGCCCGGCGACCTGTGCCTCACTCTGGGCGCCGGTGACCTCACGGCCGCCCCCGACGAGGTGCTCGACCGCCTGGCCCTGGCCGACCAGCCGGCCTCGTGA
- the murB gene encoding UDP-N-acetylmuramate dehydrogenase: MSQPAAVLERAAAELGPIARADVPLGPLTTYRVGGPAALLVADAGLAELARVADVVRATGVQVLVVGRGSNLLVADDGFPGIAVTLGDSLAEVILEGTTVVAGGGAALPVVARRTAAAGLTGFEWAVGVPGSVGGAVRMNAGGHGSDMAASLVRVRVLDLATGEDGWMPAAALDLGYRCSALTATQVVVAAELALAAGEARRAEAELSGIVRWRRAHQPGGANAGSVFTNPPGDSAGRLIEAAGLKGHRVGRAHVSTKHANFIQVDDDGSAADVAALMAAVRAAVRANTGVDLHAETRLVGFAPEVVAAAGATPDNPRQEVEG, encoded by the coding sequence GTGAGCCAGCCCGCTGCGGTGCTCGAACGGGCGGCTGCGGAGCTGGGCCCCATCGCCCGGGCCGACGTCCCCCTCGGTCCGCTCACCACCTACCGGGTGGGCGGACCGGCGGCTCTGCTGGTGGCCGACGCCGGCCTGGCCGAGCTGGCCCGGGTGGCCGACGTGGTTCGGGCCACCGGCGTGCAGGTGCTGGTCGTGGGGCGGGGGTCCAACCTCCTCGTGGCCGACGACGGCTTCCCGGGCATCGCCGTCACCCTCGGCGACAGCCTGGCCGAGGTCATCCTCGAGGGCACCACGGTCGTCGCCGGCGGTGGCGCCGCGCTGCCGGTCGTGGCCCGCCGTACCGCCGCCGCCGGGCTCACGGGCTTCGAGTGGGCGGTGGGGGTGCCCGGTTCGGTGGGTGGGGCCGTGCGCATGAACGCCGGCGGACACGGCTCCGACATGGCGGCCAGCCTCGTCAGGGTCCGCGTCCTCGACCTGGCCACCGGCGAGGATGGGTGGATGCCCGCTGCCGCGCTCGACCTCGGCTACCGGTGTTCGGCGCTCACCGCCACCCAGGTGGTCGTGGCCGCCGAGTTGGCGCTCGCCGCCGGTGAGGCCCGACGGGCCGAGGCCGAGCTCTCCGGCATCGTGCGGTGGCGGCGGGCCCACCAGCCGGGCGGAGCCAACGCCGGTTCGGTGTTCACCAACCCGCCCGGCGACTCCGCCGGTCGTCTCATCGAGGCCGCCGGGCTGAAGGGCCATCGGGTCGGCCGCGCCCATGTCTCCACCAAGCACGCCAACTTCATCCAGGTCGACGACGACGGGTCCGCCGCCGACGTGGCCGCGCTGATGGCGGCGGTCCGAGCCGCCGTGCGCGCCAACACCGGGGTCGACCTGCACGCCGAGACGCGCCTCGTCGGGTTCGCCCCGGAGGTCGTGGCCGCGGCCGGCGCCACGCCCGACAACCCTCGACAGGAGGTCGAGGGTTGA